In Streptomyces sp. NBC_01707, a genomic segment contains:
- a CDS encoding amino acid transporter — protein MVTAEHARTSRLRAWMLEGLSDMARHQQGQQAEPEPAHKGQRWWRVMCLTGVDYFSTLGYQPGIAALAAGLLSPVATVVLVIVTLAGALPVYRRVAEESPRGEGSIAMLERLLSFWKGKLFVLTLLGFAATDFLITITLSAADASTHLVENPHLTDVLHDKQMLITLLLVALLGAVFLKGFLEAIGVAVVLVGIYLTLNVVVVVVGLWHVATAAHVVTDWTAALTTEHGNVIAMVGVALLVFPKLALGLSGFETGVAVMPHVEGDPDDTEEKPAGRIRDTKKLLTTAAVIMSVFLITTSFITTVLIPEKEFQSGGQANGRALAYLAHEYLGNLFGTVYDVSTIAILWFAGASAMAGLLNLMPRYLPRYGMAPHWARAVRPMVIVFTLVAFLVTWIFDADVDAQGGAYATGVLVLISSAAIAVTIAARKAGQRNWTIAFAVISAIFLYTTVVNVIERPDGVKIGACFIAGIILVSLLSRLARAFELRVTSVTMDDMAERFVRDVASRRIRFIANEPDNRDRAEYRNKIEQIRHDNDVPTPEDFVFVEVTVLDPSEFEAGLNVRGEVLHGRYRVLTLESSSIPNALAALLLHVRDTTGCTPHIYFEWTEGNPFTNFLRFFLFGQGEVAPVTREVLREAEPDRARRPAVHVG, from the coding sequence GATGTGCCTGACAGGCGTCGACTACTTCTCCACGCTGGGCTATCAGCCGGGCATCGCCGCCCTTGCCGCCGGACTCCTGTCCCCGGTGGCCACCGTCGTGCTCGTGATCGTCACTCTGGCCGGCGCGCTGCCGGTCTACCGGCGGGTGGCCGAGGAGAGTCCGCGGGGCGAAGGCTCCATCGCGATGCTGGAACGACTGTTGTCGTTCTGGAAGGGCAAGCTGTTCGTACTGACTCTGCTCGGCTTCGCCGCCACCGACTTCCTGATCACCATCACGCTGTCGGCGGCTGACGCCTCCACCCACCTGGTGGAGAACCCGCACCTGACCGATGTACTGCACGACAAGCAGATGCTGATCACACTGCTGCTGGTCGCACTGCTCGGGGCGGTGTTCCTCAAGGGCTTCCTGGAGGCCATCGGCGTCGCCGTCGTCCTGGTCGGGATCTACCTGACCCTGAACGTCGTGGTCGTGGTCGTGGGCCTGTGGCACGTCGCCACCGCCGCGCACGTGGTCACCGACTGGACCGCCGCCCTGACCACCGAGCACGGCAACGTCATCGCGATGGTCGGCGTCGCGCTGCTGGTCTTCCCGAAGCTGGCCCTTGGCCTGTCCGGCTTCGAGACCGGCGTCGCGGTCATGCCGCACGTCGAAGGCGACCCCGACGACACCGAGGAGAAGCCCGCCGGCCGTATCCGGGACACGAAGAAGCTGCTGACCACCGCCGCGGTGATCATGAGCGTGTTCCTGATCACCACCAGCTTCATCACCACGGTGCTCATCCCGGAGAAGGAGTTCCAGTCGGGCGGCCAGGCCAACGGCCGCGCACTCGCGTACCTGGCGCACGAGTACCTCGGAAACCTCTTCGGCACGGTCTACGACGTCTCCACCATCGCCATCCTGTGGTTCGCCGGCGCCTCCGCCATGGCCGGCCTGCTCAACCTGATGCCTCGCTACCTGCCCCGGTACGGCATGGCCCCGCACTGGGCGCGCGCCGTACGCCCGATGGTGATCGTCTTCACCCTGGTGGCATTTCTGGTCACATGGATCTTCGACGCCGACGTCGACGCCCAGGGTGGTGCCTACGCCACCGGCGTCCTCGTGCTGATCAGCTCCGCCGCCATCGCCGTCACCATCGCCGCGCGCAAGGCCGGTCAGCGCAACTGGACCATCGCCTTCGCCGTCATCTCTGCGATCTTCCTCTACACCACCGTGGTCAACGTCATCGAGCGCCCCGACGGCGTGAAGATCGGTGCCTGCTTCATCGCCGGAATCATCCTCGTCTCACTGCTTTCACGACTCGCCCGCGCCTTCGAACTGCGGGTCACCAGCGTGACCATGGACGACATGGCGGAACGTTTCGTGCGGGACGTCGCCAGCCGCAGAATCCGGTTCATCGCCAATGAGCCCGACAACCGCGACAGAGCCGAGTACCGCAACAAGATCGAGCAGATCCGTCACGACAACGACGTCCCGACCCCGGAGGACTTCGTCTTCGTCGAGGTCACCGTCCTCGACCCCTCGGAGTTCGAGGCGGGCCTGAACGTACGTGGCGAAGTCCTGCACGGCCGGTACCGCGTCCTGACCCTGGAGAGCTCCTCCATCCCCAACGCCCTCGCCGCCCTGCTCCTGCACGTCCGCGACACCACCGGCTGCACCCCGCACATCTACTTCGAGTGGACCGAGGGCAACCCCTTCACCAACTTCCTCCGCTTCTTCCTCTTCGGCCAGGGCGAGGTCGCCCCCGTCACCCGCGAGGTCCTCCGCGAGGCCGAACCCGACCGGGCCCGCCGCCCCGCCGTCCACGTCGGCTGA